Within Triticum dicoccoides isolate Atlit2015 ecotype Zavitan chromosome 1B, WEW_v2.0, whole genome shotgun sequence, the genomic segment AATATACAGACAGTTTTTATGTTGGAAAGTAATGCCAGTGCTTTCCCAGCGGTAACAGTAAGTTtttcttcttccccttcatcatcagtAAGGAATATCTGTAACAGCTTCTTGATAAGATTTTGTTTTGTTTCCATGCTGAGGTTGGCAGACGAATCAAAAACCAGTTCTGTCAGGATTTCTATGGCTCGCATCCGCAGTTCTTTGCCAGCCTTGTTTCGCTTATCAAGAAAGCTATTCAGGTTGCTCAGTGCTTGGTTGCTGGAAGATATTTTGCGAACCAGACCACTTTTGCCAGTCCACTTGGGAGCACGGATGAGCCTGTACACCACTTTGAGCGATCCGTTTGCTACACCGGCCAATGCACTTACATTGATATCTTGGATTAGTGTCTTGTAGTACAGGGGTGCTGTGATGTTTAGGAGGAGATCTGGGGTGCTGCATATGTCGCTGCAGTTGTGTTGATCGAAGGCGAGCCTCTCGAGAATTGCCAGCCCTTGCAGAATCAGCCCACTCCAGTCATCTTTTTCGCTATCCACTCCACCTTGGTTTCTAACACTTTCTGCTTCGTATTGCTCTATGCCTTTGACAACAGAAATCAATCTTTCCTTGGCGCCATTGGCATCCTTCTTTGACTCACCAACAGGTGAATGATGACTGGGTCCTTGGTTATTCCAACAGGGCATGGTGGTATCGAGCAAGGAGGATATACACCATGTTGCCCCAGGAAACTGGGACAAATGGATGTCACCAGCAAGGTATGCGACGATCCTGGCGACCACCTCCCTGAGCTCCCTGTCGCTGCTTCTCCATCCTAGGGTGTCGATCAGCTTCTGAATCTTTGGTCTGGAGGGGAGTAGCAGAGACCTTACATCGGCCTTCAGCTTAATGAAGTTGTCGAGCAGCCTTACTCCTGAGAGGTAGTCTTTCTGCGTTTCAGAATTAACCAAATCGATAGCATAGTTGATCAAACTCCTACCATCTATGGATGTAGGGTCCCGCCAGCATTTTGCTCGGGTATCAATAAGATAATCTACAACTGTTATGCTGCCCCACTTTTGCGGTAACTTGCAATCTTCACAGAATGAAATGACAACTAATGTCGCCGCCCCATCGATCAAATGCCATAAAAAGTAGAGCACGCCTTGGGAAATAACCAAACTGTAGAATATGGTCAGTGCTGGCACCAGGTTTGCTTTGCTGTCATCTCCTGCGGTGTTGCCATAATCGTGCTGCCGTAGGCGCCACACTGAGAGTACGACGCAGGCGACAGGCCCATACGCATAAAGGAGCCCTGCAATTAGAACCACAGCCAGGACCGGGATGGATACTATCTGGAGGACGAAAAGGACAAGTTGTATCCACACAACGGTAAAAACCTGACTCAGCCTCATGGGATGTCGACGCGATTTTTGCATGAGAAATAGTAAAGGATTTGCAGAAATTTTGCTCATGAGCTTTTCCCTTAGGTTCACAAATATAGGGAACAGGTTGTCCCCTGAGTCGTTGAAGATCCTGTGTGACATTGAAAATGTGTGGTCAGTGCCCGGTTGGTAATATAAATCAGAGCGAGTCAGTGTTTATTTGTATTTGTCGACACTGACAAGCAGGGTAGGTTAGGTGTCATTGCTACATGGGTCTCCTAGCACTAGTCCTTAATTGCTCCAGTAAGCTTGCAGCCATGCGGACCATGCAAGGAAGCTGATGCTAAATAGGGGCCCCAAAGCAATGCTTCAGAGGATTAAAGCACAACGCTGCCATCGCTCCGTTGAGGGAGAACTTAAATCTGGAGTTTCTCCTGAAGCTCTAAGGAAGAGAGGTTGCAACGATGTAGCGAAGCCTCCAACAAGGGGAATAACTCCCACGGCCACGGCCAGGCATCGTACCACTGCCTTTGGCAGTCTGGCCACGCCGGAATAAAGCTACCGCGGTACACTTCATGCACCTACTCAAATCAACAACCCGGGCCAAGCCACCACCTATGAGCTCTAGTGATGAGCATCAGCCTACCACCACCTCTAACCCCCCTACTGTCGGTCTACCGCCATGCAGTCCTGCAAAGCCAGGCGACCAGATGCAGCTCATTGGAGAAGAACCCCCGACCACTACGTGGCCTCCCAGATCTTAACCGCGGGATGTCCGGATCCC encodes:
- the LOC119349578 gene encoding uncharacterized protein LOC119349578 codes for the protein MQLPFPFIPRLQKLAIYSSLQVHSPLIPDRARVRPKMADRAVELGLELVDKLVDALRVKAVRAAITVIRTTRSDQQAVRPRAPPRPEEMSLNSYALLRAYVLMAVTGLGFLALTWSTVVLLGGFVTSLGKKDFWCLTSISMIQAARIFNDSGDNLFPIFVNLREKLMSKISANPLLFLMQKSRRHPMRLSQVFTVVWIQLVLFVLQIVSIPVLAVVLIAGLLYAYGPVACVVLSVWRLRQHDYGNTAGDDSKANLVPALTIFYSLVISQGVLYFLWHLIDGAATLVVISFCEDCKLPQKWGSITVVDYLIDTRAKCWRDPTSIDGRSLINYAIDLVNSETQKDYLSGVRLLDNFIKLKADVRSLLLPSRPKIQKLIDTLGWRSSDRELREVVARIVAYLAGDIHLSQFPGATWCISSLLDTTMPCWNNQGPSHHSPVGESKKDANGAKERLISVVKGIEQYEAESVRNQGGVDSEKDDWSGLILQGLAILERLAFDQHNCSDICSTPDLLLNITAPLYYKTLIQDINVSALAGVANGSLKVVYRLIRAPKWTGKSGLVRKISSSNQALSNLNSFLDKRNKAGKELRMRAIEILTELVFDSSANLSMETKQNLIKKLLQIFLTDDEGEEEKLTVTAGKALALLSNIKTVCIFIMMEHDNVVDRLNEILNAKNNITYKTGALLIFENLFTHCTLDKDYVKEALLPKVLKEVLANSKRDHPKEQSEKKYTPLDRYFPKFVAQANTIKAIFANIKHEESQAISGPGDDEENQAISGHGDDEKRQCSGQIKSPDQEHEEKNAEMEYLESLLSLTFVICDKLITADDFNDVVQKSSIGEVKFVAKLQAIIEDNCEARADCVRIVKLCGQIALLMLQRRQVTARLKLCVDSLEKASEILSDLESCMVFAGTDCGVKKTARPLLSDLVEKARKLLGY